The Streptomyces sp. V3I7 genome segment ACCAGAGGAGCTGCCAGGTCGAAGACCCGCGCCTCGATCCGGCCGTTCGACTCCTCAGCCCAGTTCGCCACAGCGGTGCCGATGCCCTTGGTGGCGGCTTCGGTCGTCGTTTCCTCGACCGACGGCACATGCGCCCCGGCATCGGCCCGCATCGCGCGATTCGCCAGCGAGCCGAACGGCATCGAGTGGCTGCCGCCGCGAGCGCTGTAGCTCGGCAGATCCGGCTGCCCTTCCACATCGGACAGCGCCAACGGCAGCCATCCCAGCGGGTGGTGTCTCCAGTGCGGCGACGTCGCCCACCCTGCGATCCCCGGAGTCTCCGTGACGTCGGCGCCCCTGAGCACCGCTTCATGGACCAGGCACGCACGCAGCTCCTCCGAGGCGTTCCCGGTGAACGCTACGGCCAGTTCCTCCACCGGGTGGCTGGAGGCCAGTAGGGAGGCCGCATAGCGGTCCAGCTTCCTGTCGGCAGCCTCCGTGGAGGAGACCAGCCGCAGCGCCGCGGCGACGTTCCCGGCACCGGGCGTGGTGGAGAGCAACCGGAGCAGGTAGTCGAAGACGCTCCCGTACTGCCACATCCGCCCGGCGTCGGAGGCGTAAGCCCCGGCCAGTGCTATGCCGAGATCCGCGAGGAAGGCAGCATCACCCCGCGCCAGACTGCGGTCAGCCGTCTCCCATATGCCGGTGACGCTCTTCAGTTCCGGCAGCTTCGTCACGATCTTCTGTATGCGGTCAGCCACAGTAGGGAGCGTATGTGTCCCACAGTCCGAAAGCGATGGCGTTTTCCCAGGTCACGGCGGCTCGATCAGCCTTCGCACTGCTTCAGCATCATCGCCTTGTCCGCCATCGTCACCGGGAGCTCGTACTTGTCGGCGACCTGCGCGAACCGCACCGCGTACGAGCACCGGATCTTCTTGTTCGGCGGCAACCAGGACGCGGGCCCCGAGTCCCGCTTCGCCGAGTTGGCGCGCCCTTCGACAGGAAGCAAATTGAGCACGTCGTTCGCCAGTTGCTTGCGCTTGCTCTCCGGCCATCGGGCGGCGCCCATCTGCCAGCTGTAGGACAGCGGGACCACGTGGTCTATCTGCACCTCGGTGGCCTTCGCCTTCTTCCAGGCGATGTTCTTGCCGGTGTACGGGTCGTACAGGTCCATCGAAACGACCACGCAGTCGGAACCTGAACGGAACTGCACGTGCCGCCCATGGAGTTTCAACAAGTCGTTCCGCGTGTCACAACCATTCCTCGCCAGCGGTACCCCGTCCGCCGTATCCATCCACGCATAGCCGAACTCATCCCGTTCGTAGCCCGTCTTCGGCCCACGCCCCTTTGTTGTGAGTCCTTGGATGAGCTTGCGTGCGTCGGCCTTGTCCGCTTCCGACGTGAGCGCGGCGAGTCCCGGCTTCGTCCCGTCGGGATTCGTCAGCGGGCTCACCGCCTGGCCGGCAGCTACGTCCGGTCCGGATCCTGCGGAGCTTCCGCCCGGCTCCAGGCCATCACAGCCTGCGACGAACGCGGCGACAACGACGACCGTAAGCACGGCTTTCTTCCCGCGAGTCCGCAGGAGCCCGTGACTCATGTGCCTCTCACTATGCACAGCCGATCACACCCTGCATACGCTGCGAGAAAAGCCCCATTACAGCGCGAACCATAGAGATAACACGGGTGTCACAGGAATTGGAGTCGGTGTCCGCCCACGCGGTGCCGAACCGCTCCCGCGCGTAACCCGTCTTCGGCGCCCGCCCCTTGACCGGCAGCGCCTCGGCGACGGCCAGTGCGGCGCCCTCGCCCTCCGGGCCGGAGGCCCCCTTGGTGTCCTCGTTCGTGCACGCGGTTACGGCGACCGTCATCACCGCGGCGGCGATCACCCCGCCCCTCAGACGCTTCACTACGCCCCCTGCTCGCCCGCTCGCCCTGGACCGCCCTCACATACGGGGCGGATCGTTCCGCCTCTCACGGTAGCGGTCGTACGACTTCCACCCGATGGGACAAAAGGAGATTTTCCGGGCGATCGGGGGTTGTGCAGGGTCACTTGATGGCCTGAGGGGGAGCCCGACGGGGGCGCGGCACGCGCCCCCCTCACACCTTGCCGCTCACGAGCCCAGGATCGAGGCGAGGAACTCCCCGGTCCAGCCCAGCAGTTCGCGGCCGACGAGTGGCTTGCCGCCGACCTTGGCGGTCTTCGGGCGCGGTACCAGGATCTGGTTCGCGGCCGGCTTGATGACCGTGCCCGGGTACAGGCGCTTGAGCCGCAGTTCCTGGGATTCGCGCAACTCCACCGGCGCGAAGCGGATGTTGTTGCCCTGGAGGACGATCTCGCCGACTCCGCAGGCACGGGCGAGCATCCGCAGCCCGGCCACCAGCAGCAGGTTCTCCACCGGCTCGGGCAGCTTGCCGTAGCGGTCGGTGAGTTCCTCGCGGACTGCCTTGATGTCCTCCTCCGAGTTGGCGGAGGCGATGGCCCGGTAGGCCTGGAGGCGCAGGCGCTCGCCGGGTGCGTAGTCGTGCGGGACGTGCGCGTCGACGGGCAGCTCGATCTTGACCTCGAGCGGTGCCTCCTCCTCGATCTCGCCGGTCTCCAGCTGGCGCCGGTAGTCGGCGACGGCCTCGCCGACCATGCGGACGTACAGGTCGAAGCCGACGCCCGCGATGTGGCCGGACTGCTCGCCGCCCAGGAGGTTTCCGGCTCCTCGGATCTCCAGGTCCTTCATCGCCACGTACATGCCCGCGCCCATCTCGGTGTGCTGGGCGATGGTGGCGAGCCGCTCGTGGGCGGTCTCCGTGAGTGGCTTCTCCGGCGGGTACAGGAAGTAGGCGTAACCGCGTTCGCGGCCACGGCCGACGCGGCCGCGCAGCTGGTGGAGCTGGGAGAGGCCGAAGTTGTCGCCGCGCTCCACGATCAGGGTGTTGGCGTTGGAGATGTCGATGCCGGACTCGACGATCGTGGTCGAGACGAGCACGTCGAACTTCTTCTCCCAGAAGTCCACCACGACCTGTTCCAGGGCCTGTTCGGACATCTGGCCGTGAGCGACGGCGATGCGCGCCTCGGGCACGATCTCGCGCAGCCGGGCGGCGGCGCGGTCGATGGACTCGACGCGGTTGTGGATGTAGAAGACCTGGCCCTCGCGCAGCAGTTCGCGGCGCACGGCGGCGCCGATCTGCTTCTCCTCGTACGGGCCGACGAAGGTCAGCACCGGGTGCCGCTCCTCCGGCGGGGTGGTGATCGTGGACATCTCGCGGATGCCGGTGACCGCCATCTCCAGGGTGCGCGGGATCGGGGTAGCCGACATGGTCAGCACGTCGACGTTGGCGCGCAGCTTCTTCAGCTGCTCCTTGTGCTCGACGCCGAAGCGCTGCTCCTCGTCGACGATGACGAGGCCGAGGTCCTTGAACTTGGTCTCGGAGGAGAACAGGCGGTGGGTGCCGATGACGACGTCCACCGAACCCTCCTTGAGGCCCTCCAGGACCGCCTTCGCCTCCGTGTCGGTCTGGAAGCGGGACAGGGCGCGCACGTTGACCGGGAACTGCGAGTACCGCTCGGAGAACGTGCCGAAGTGCTGCTGCACCAGCAGGGTCGTGGGCACGAGCACGGCGACCTGCTTGCCGTCCTGGACGGCCTTGAAGGCGGCTCGGACCGCGATCTCGGTCTTGCCGTAGCCGACGTCGCCGCAGATCAGACGGTCCATGGGGACCGACTTCTCCATGTCCTCCTTGACCTCGGCGATGGTGGTGAGCTGGTCGGGCGTCTCCACGTACGGGAAGGCGTCCTCCAGCTCGCGCTGCCAGGGGGTGTCCGTGCCGAAGGTGTGGCCGGGGGCGGCCATGCGGGCGCTGTAGAGCTTGATCAGGTCGGCGGCGATCTCCTTGACGGCCTTCTTGGCGCGCGCCTTGGTCTTCGTCCAGTCCGCGCCGCCCAGGCGGTGCAGGGTGGGCGCCTCGCCGCCGACGTACTTGGTGATCTGCTCCAGCTGGTCGGTGGGGATGTAGAGGCGGTCGCCGGGCTGGCCGCGCTTGGCGGGGGCGTACTCGACGACCAGGTACTCGCGGGTGGCGCCCTGGACGGTGCGCTGCACCATCTCGATGTAGCGGCCGACGCCGTGCTGTTCGTGGACGATGTAGTCGCCCTGCTCCAGGGTGAGCGGGTCGATGGTCTTGCGGCGGCGGACCGGCATCCGGGCGCCGTCCTTGCCGGCGGCCTTCTGGCCGGACAGGTCGGTCTCGGTGAGGACGGCGAGCTTGAGCGCGGGGTCGACGAAGCCGTAGTCGATCGAGCCGCAGGCGACGTGGACCAGGGACGGGCTCAGCTCGGCGAGGTCGCCCGTTTTTGAATCAGACACAGCCAGGCGGGCGGCGATGCCCTCGCCGCCGAGCACCTCGACCGTGCGGGCGGCCGGGCCGTGGCCCTCGGTGACGTACACCGTGCGCCAGCCGTCGGAGAGCCAGCCCTTGGTGTCGGCCAGCGCCTTCGCCGTGTCGCCGCGGTACATCTCGGTGGCGTGCATGCCGAGCTTGAGCGTGTCGGAGTCCGGCTCCTCGTCCGCCGCGAAGGGCGAGACCGACCACCACATCATGTCCAGCTCGCGCGCGCGGTCGCGGACGTCGGCGATGGACCACAGGGAGGCGGCGTCGACGTCGATGGGCGCCTCGCCGCCACCGGCGGTGGCGGCCCAGGACGCCTGGAGGAACTCCTGGCTGGTGGCGACGAGATCGGAGGCACGCGTACGCACCCGCTCCGGGTCGCAGACGACGGCCATGGCGCCCTTGGGCATGACGTCGAGGAGCAGCTCCATGTCGTCGACGAGGACGGGGGCGAGGGACTCCATGCCCTCGACCGCGATGCCCTCGGCGATCTTGCCGAGCAGTTCGCCGAGTTCGGGGTGCTGTTCGGCGAGGGCACGTGCGCGTGCACGTACGTCGTCCGTCAGCAGGAGTTCGCGGCAGGGCGGCGCCCACAGACCGTGCTCGGCGACTTCGAGGGAGCGCTGGTCGGCGACCTTGAAGTAGCGGATCTCCTCGACGTCGTCGCCCCAGAACTCGATGCGCAGGGGGTGTTCCTCGGTGGGCGGGAACACGTCGAGGATGCCGCCGCGCACGGCGAACTCGCCGCGCTTCTCGACCAGCTCCACGCGCGAGTACGCCGCCGCCCCGAGGGCGTCGACGATGTCGTTCAGGTCGGCGGTCTGGCCGCTCCTCAGCGCCACCGGCTCCAGGTCGCCGAGCCCCTTGACCTGCGGCTGGAGCACGGAGCGGATGGGGGCGACGACGACGGAGACCGGGCCGGTCCCGGCGTCGTCGGCGCTGGGGTGGGCGAGGCGGCGCAGCACGGCGAGGCGGCGACCCACGGTGTCGCTGCGCGGGCTGAGCCGCTCGTGCGGGAGCGTCTCCCACGAGGGGTACTCCACGACGCCCTCGGGGGGCAGGAGCGTGCGCAGGGCGGCGGCCAGGTCCTCGGCCTCGCGGCCCGTCGCCGTCACGGCCAGGACGGGGCGGCCGGCCTCGCGGGCCAGTGCGGCGACCGCGAAGGGGCGGGCAGCCGGGGGTCCGACCAGGTCGACGTGCATGCGGTTGCCGTCCGTGGCCGCCGTGATCGCTTCCGCGAGAGCGGCGTCCTTGACGACGGCGTCGAGCAGACCGTGCAGGCTCATGAGGGGCTTCCCGTCCGGGGTGGGCAACGCGAACCGCCCGACACGCGTGGCGGGCCGGGGGTTCCAGGGTACGTCGCCGGGGAGAGCGTCACCCGGTGGAGTGAACGCGTTGGCCCGGGAGGGGGACGGCGGCTACCGTGGAGGCGGGCCTAGTCCGGCCCCTGGTCCACTCAACTCCGCTCAGCCGGGAGACCTCCATGAGCACGCAGCACTCCCAGCGGCAGTACAACGTCCACGAGGCCAAGACCCACTTCTCCCGGATACTGCAGCTCGTGGAGACGGGGGAAGAGGTCATCATCAGCCGGGCGGGGGAGCCGGTGGCGAAGGTGGTGCCGTTGCGGGCCGCCGTACACCGGACCGCCCGCGGCTCCCTCAAAGAGCCGGTGGTCTTCCACGACGACTTCGACGACATCTCCGACGACGAGGGCTTTGCCGGGGCGTTCGGGCTGCTGCCGCAGGACCGCTCATGAAGCTCCTCGCAGACACTCACATCGTGGTCTGGTGGCTGCTCGACTCTCCCGAGCTCCCCCCCGAGATCAAGGATCTGCTGGACACTGAACCGCAGGCGTATGTCAGTGCCGTCACTCCCTGGGAGCTCGCCGTCAAGCAGGCTCTGGGCAAACTGGACGGGCCCGCCGATCTTCCCGAGCGCGCCCGGGACTGCCAGCTGAGGCCTCTGCCCGTCACGCCGCAACACGGCGTCGGCGTCGGCCGGCTGCCACACCACCACCGCGACCCCTTCGACCGCATACTCGTCGCCCAGGCCCAGCTCGAAGACCTCACGATCATCACCCGCGACACCTGGATCCCGAAGTACGACGTCCGGGTGCTGCGCGCCTGACACGGCGAGGGGCCCGGTGCCCCCGGCGGCGTGAAGCCACGCTATGGACGCCCCGGGGTCCGGCTCGTCCTCCGGGGGGGACGGGCCGGACCCCGATCCGCGGTACGACGCTCCCTCCAGGGGAAGTCCGCCTCCGGGCGAGCTCCGTCTCGGGGTTGGCGCGCGATGCTCAGGGACAGGTGCATGACGCCCGGAGCCGGTGGCGCGACGGGCACAAACCGACCAGCCAGTTTGGGGAAAAGCCCGCGCCGTGGGGGTGCCCGCGAGTAACGTGCGGGCACCGCTCCCTCACTCCTGCGGTCCGCCGCCACGGACCCGAGCCGCGCAAGGAGCACCGGGATGTCCCACGATCCGCCCCCGCACGTACCGCCGCACCTGACCTACCCCTGGCAGCCGCTGCCCCCGCAGCCCGTCCCGGCCCGGCAGCCGTCCGCCCGTGAGCCCCTCGGGCGCCACAGCGACCTGCGGATCCTGCGCAGCGCCTACCGCTGGCAGCGGCGCACCGCCACCCTGACCGCTCTCGGCTACTTCACGCTGTTCCTCGTGCTGTCGGCGTACGCCCCCCGCTTCATGACCCGCCCGGTCGCCGACGGCATCCCCGCCGGACTGCTGCTCGCGCTCGTCCAACTCCCGGTCACCTGGCTGGCGATCGCGCTCTACGAGCACACCGCGCGCCGCCGGGTCGACCCGCTCGCGGACCGCATTCGCAAGCAGGCGGAGCTGGACGCCAAGCGAGGGGCGGGGCGATGAACGATCCGGCGGGCACGCTGACCGGTTTCAGCGACTCGGCCCAGGCGATGGCCCTGGTCGGCTTCTCGGCCGTCGCCACGGTCACGCTCCTGCTGTGCGTGATGACCGGCCCCGACCGCGACGACCTGGACGAGTTCTACACCGGCTACGGCTCCCTGTCCCCGCTGCGCAACGGGCTGGCGATCGCCGGGGACTACATCTCCGCGGCGACCGTGCTCGCGACGAGCGGCGTGATCGCCCTGTGCGGCTACGACGGCATCGTGCTCGCCCTCAGCACCGCGCTGTCGCTGATGCTGCTGATGTTCCTGCTGGCCGAACCCCTGCGCAACGCGGGGCGGTTCACCATGGGTGACGTCCTGGCCCGCCGGCTACCGGGCCGCAGCGTCCGTATCGCGGCCTGTCTGGTGACCCTGGCCGCGCTGCTGCCGATCATGGTGGTGCAGCTGGCCGGCACCGGGCAGCTCATCGCCTTCGTCCTGGGCTTCTCCAACGCCTCGCTGCGGACGGGCTGTGTGGTCGGCGTGGGCGCGCTCATGATCAGCTACGCAGCGATCGGCGGCATGAAGGGCACCGCCCTGATCCAGATCCTGAAGATCGTGATCCTGCTCGGCTCGGGCGCGCTGGTCTCCGTACTGATCCTGCGCCGCTTCGACTTCGACCCCGGCGCGCTGTTCCACGCCGCCGAGCGGCACAGCGGGCTCGGTCCGGCGTTCCTGCACTCGGGCCTTCAGTTCGCGGGCGGCGCCGCGCCCCGGCTGGACATGATCGCGTCCGAGCTGACGGTCGTCCTCGGCGGCGCCTGCCTGCCGCACATCACCATGCGCATGTACACCGCCTCCAGCGCCCGCCAGATACGCCGCTCCATGTCCTGGGCGGTGTCGATCGTGGTGCTGTTCGTCCTGGTCATCACGGTCGTCGGCATCGGGGCCACGGCCCTGGTCGGCCGTGCGGCCGTCGCCCAGGCCGATCCGCAGGGCAACACGGCCTACCTGCTCGGCTCCCGGGCGGCGTTCGGCCCGGACGTGTCGACGGCCGAGACCCTGCTGTTCACCACGGTCACCACGGCCATCTTCCTGACCCTGCTGGCCTCCGTCGCCGGAATGATCCTCGCCTGCGCCAACTCCCTGGCCCACGACGTGTTCGCGTCCCGGGTGCAGGAGATGCCGGCCCGCCGCGAGATGACCCTGGCCCGCCTCTCGGCGCTGGCCGTGGGCGCCACGGCGATCTTCCTGGCCACCCTGGTCCAGCACCGCAGCCTCCAGCCCCTGGTGACCGCCTCCTTCTGCATCGGCGCCTCGGCCCTGGCCCCCGCCCTGGTCTACGGCCTCTTCTGGCGCCGCTACACCCGTACCGGCATGCTGTGGACCCTGATCGGCGGCACGCTCGCGGTCCTCGTCCTGCTGCCGGGCACCAACCTGGTCTCCGGCTCGCCCGTCTCGGCGTTCCCCGAGGCCGACTTCAACTGGTTCCCGTTCACGACCACCGGCATCGTCTCGATCCCGGCCGGCTTCGCCCTCGGCTGGCTGGGCACGCTGGTCTCCGGCCGCAGGAAGGCGGAGGAACAGCGCCGTCAGTACGAGGCGGTGGAGGGCTGGATCCTGGCGGGGGCGGAGCGCAACGGGAGTTGAAGCCGCGCCACGGACCGGGGGCGCCTAGTCCAGGGGCGCGGCCTGCCCTGTCAGCGCCAGCAGCCGGTCCCGTACGACGTCCATCTGGGTCTGTACGTCATCCCAGGTCTGCCCGTGCCGGCGCAGCACGTGCTCGGTGTCGCGCCCGATCCGCTCCTCGCGCGCACGCGCCTCGGTGAGCATCGCGGCGGCCCGCTCGCGCGCCTCCTCCTCGCGCCCTCGCGCCCACTCCCGCGCCTGCTCCAGCGCCCGCTCCGCCTCGGCCAGCGCGACCTCCGCGCGGGCCTCACGCTCGGCACTTCGCGCGTCCAGGGCGGCCGACCGCTCGGCCTCCTCCCACTCCAGCCCGGCCCGGCGTGCGGCCTGCTCCCTGTCCAGCTCGGCGAGCATCGCCTCGGTCCGCTGCCGGACCTCGCGCAGCGCGGCCAGGGCCTCGGCGCGCAGCTCCTTCACCTCGCGGCGCGCGCCGACGCGTACGTCGTCCGACTCGGCGCGGGCCGCGAGCAGCAGCTGACGGGCGCGCTCCTCGCTCTCAGCCCGCAGGGCGTCCGCCTGTTCCCGCGCGGCCCGGCGCACCTCGCGCGCGTCCTCCTCCGCCCGCTCGACGAGCTCGTGCGCCTCACGTCGCGCCAAGTCCCGTACGGCCGCCGCCTCTTCCACCCCGAGCTGGAAGAGGCGGCGTGCGCGCTCCCCGAGCGTGTCGTACGTCTGCGGCGGGAGCCGTGCGACGGTCTCGCGCAGCCGCGCGGCCTGTGCCGCCATGTCCTTGGCGAGCACGGTCAGCCGGGCGGCCCGCTCCCAGGCGGCGTCCCGCTCCTCGGAGAGGGCCGTCGTGAACGCGTCGGCCTGCCCCGGGCGGTAGCCGCGGCCACGGACCACCACGAAGCCGTACGGGGACATCGATGCGCTGTTCACCCTGGGAACCTCTCTCCACCGGACACACACGACACCATGATTTCGCGCATATCATGAGGGATCGGGCGTAAGTGTTCATAACGCGACACTCCGCACGCACGTCACGGTCAAAGCCGTGCACAGGGCTGGGGGCAACAGGCGAAGAAACGGTACGGCGGGCATACGGAGGGGCCGGGCCCGGTCGTCACCCGACCGGGCCCGGCCCCTCCGTCACACGGCTCACACCGGCAGGGCTACAGCAGCCCGTCCCACAGCTGCTCCAGCACCACCGACCACCAACTCTCCGGCGACGCCAGCGCCGACGGGTCGAGCGAGGCCAACTGCGCCTGGAAGTCGACGGTCCAGCGCCCCGCCTGCTCCTGGTTCAGCCCGTACCGCAGCCGCCACATCCGCCCGAGCAGCGCCAGACAGCGCGCGAACTCCGGCAGCCCGGCGTTCACGAACTGCGGCGGCACGGGCGCACCGCCCGGCCCCGCCTCCACGGGCACCGCCACGATGTTCGCCGTGCCGTACTGAACACAGATCGCCTTGCCGAAGTCGCTGCCCACCACGAGGTACGAGCCCGCGTCCGAGGCGGGCTGCACCCCGCGCTCCTGCGCCAGCTCCGCCAGCGTCGGCACCGGACGGCCCGGCTGGGCCTGTGCCCAGAAGAACGGACCCATGTCCAGCGGCAGCCCGGCCGCGACCAGCGTGTGCGCCACGACCGGCGGCACGCCCTCGCGCGACACCGCGGCCTGCTCGAACCGGAACACACCCGGCCCGAACGCCGCCGCCAGCTCGTGCGCGATCCCCTCCGGCGGCAGCGGCGAGGCCGACTGCACCGGCGGCAACGGCGCCCGCACCGGGGCCGGCCGCGCGGGACCGTCCGCCACCTGGTGCAACTCACCCTGATGAGCCAGCAGTTGCCGCATGCCCTGCTGACGGCTCGCGTGATCCGTGCCGTACGGCGCGATGCTCGTGATCCGCGCCTGCGGCCACTGCTCCCGGATCATCCGCGCGCAGTACGCCCCCGGCAGCTCGCACGACTCCAGCTCGGTGTGCAGCTCCAGCACCTTGTCCGGGGGCACGTTCATGGCCCGCAGCTCGTGGAAGATCTGCCACTCCGGGTGCGGCATCCCCAGCGCCGAACGCCGGATCAACTGCTGCTCGGACCCGTCCTGCGCCCGGTACCGCAACACAGCCTGATACCCGGGCCCAACAGTCGGCTGCGCCGGCGACTGGGGGTAGCCGTAGGAGGGGGGCGGCGGGGTGGGGGCGGGCGGCTGACCAGGGGGCGGCGGGGCGAAAGCGGGGTGAGCGGGGGCCGGTTGGCCGGGTGCGGGGTGCTCTGGGGCGGGCGGCTGAGCGGGGGCGGCTGGTTGGCCGGGCGCGGGCATGCCGGGGACCGCCTGACCGGGGACGGGGGTGGGGGCCGCCTGCCCTGGGGCCGGTTGGCCGGGCGCCGGCATCCCCGGAACCGCCTGACCGGCGACGGGCGCAGGTGTCTGCTGACCGGAAGCCGGTTGCCCAGGTGCGGGCATCCCCGGGACCGCCTGACCGGCGATGGGCGGCTGACCGGGGGCCGGTTGCCCAGGCGCCGGCATGCCCGGAACCGCCTGACCGGCGACGGGCGCAGGTGTCTGCTGACCGGAAGCCGGTTGCCCCGGCGCCGACATCCCCGGGACCGCCTGCCCAGGCGCGGGCGGTGGAGGCGGGGGCGAACCAGGCGCCGGCTGGTTGAGCGGCGGCATCGCTCCGGGCGCCCCCGCCTGGGGAGCGGGAGGCGGCGGAGGCGGGGTGCCGGGTGCGGCTGGAGGCATACCGGGTGCGCCGGGGACGCCCGGAGGAGCGGGCGGCGGGGGCGGGGTGCCGGGACCGGCCGCCGGAGGCGGGGGCGGTACGGCGTCCGCCTTGTGTACGGCGTCGTGCGCGGCCGGAGGCAGACCGGGGGCGCCCCGCGTCCCAGGAGGCGGCGGGATGGTGGCCGAGGCGGCAGACATGCCGGGCGCACCCGGGGTGCCGGGGGCCTGCGGGATGGCGGAGGGATCGGCGGACGGGACGGACGCGCTCGCGTCCGGGCCGGCCGGCGGAGGCATGCTCCCCGGAGCCACCGGCGGGGGCGGCGGCGCGTCAGCCGCACCGCCCGCCGCGCGCGGCGGTTGCGGGTAGCCGTACGCCGGAACTCCCGTGAGCGGCGTACCCGGAGCAGCCGGAACTCCCGGCCCCTGCGGGTACCCGAACGCCGGCGCGCCCGGGGCGGGCGGAGGCGGCGGGACGCTTCCAAGCGGCGGGGCGGGAGGCGCACCCGGAGGGGGCGGCGGGGTCCCCGGCGGGACGCCCGGAACCGGCGGAGGCGGCTGGGTACTTCCCTGCGGCGCACCCGGACCAGGCGGCGCGAGCGGCGCAGAAGACGTCCCCGCCGCGGGCGTGCTCACCTGCGGCGCACCCGACCCAGGCGGCGCGAGCGGCACAGATGGTGCCCCCGGAACAGGCGGCACAGACGGAGGCGTGCTCCCCTGCGTCCCACCCGGAACCGGCGGAGATTCCGGAGCACTCCCCCGCGATGCCAACGGTGTGCTCGGGGACACCGGGCCCTGCGGGTAGCCGTACCGCGCGCCGCCCGGGACCGGTGGCGGCAGCGGGGGTGTCGTGTCGGCGGCCGGGGAGGTCGGGGCGGCCGGCGGTGCGGGCACCATGTCGGGCAGCGGCACCGAACGGTCCTCGCCCGCATCGGCGTTGGTGTCCGTCCCGGCCCACGGGGTCGCCCCCGCAGGGACGCCCGGCGCGTCCGGCGCCGCAGGCGCCTCACCGGCTCCCGGTGGCCGCTGATCCGGGATGCCCAGCTTGTCCGCGGCCTCCTGCAGCCACTCCGGAGGAGTCAGCAGGAACGACGTCTGGTTCAGGTCCACCCGCGCGGCCGGCGCCGGCC includes the following:
- a CDS encoding cellulose-binding protein, with translation MNSASMSPYGFVVVRGRGYRPGQADAFTTALSEERDAAWERAARLTVLAKDMAAQAARLRETVARLPPQTYDTLGERARRLFQLGVEEAAAVRDLARREAHELVERAEEDAREVRRAAREQADALRAESEERARQLLLAARAESDDVRVGARREVKELRAEALAALREVRQRTEAMLAELDREQAARRAGLEWEEAERSAALDARSAEREARAEVALAEAERALEQAREWARGREEEARERAAAMLTEARAREERIGRDTEHVLRRHGQTWDDVQTQMDVVRDRLLALTGQAAPLD
- a CDS encoding SUKH-4 family immunity protein, with translation MVTFAQAQERAEEWINGDVPAFQHREVRVREFGLGFVVWGEDRAEGPRSDTGAQRLVIARDSGEATLWPGLPVGEVIRWYEEEYGREDAAEDAVPGPAPAARVDLNQTSFLLTPPEWLQEAADKLGIPDQRPPGAGEAPAAPDAPGVPAGATPWAGTDTNADAGEDRSVPLPDMVPAPPAAPTSPAADTTPPLPPPVPGGARYGYPQGPVSPSTPLASRGSAPESPPVPGGTQGSTPPSVPPVPGAPSVPLAPPGSGAPQVSTPAAGTSSAPLAPPGPGAPQGSTQPPPPVPGVPPGTPPPPPGAPPAPPLGSVPPPPPAPGAPAFGYPQGPGVPAAPGTPLTGVPAYGYPQPPRAAGGAADAPPPPPVAPGSMPPPAGPDASASVPSADPSAIPQAPGTPGAPGMSAASATIPPPPGTRGAPGLPPAAHDAVHKADAVPPPPPAAGPGTPPPPPAPPGVPGAPGMPPAAPGTPPPPPPAPQAGAPGAMPPLNQPAPGSPPPPPPAPGQAVPGMSAPGQPASGQQTPAPVAGQAVPGMPAPGQPAPGQPPIAGQAVPGMPAPGQPASGQQTPAPVAGQAVPGMPAPGQPAPGQAAPTPVPGQAVPGMPAPGQPAAPAQPPAPEHPAPGQPAPAHPAFAPPPPGQPPAPTPPPPSYGYPQSPAQPTVGPGYQAVLRYRAQDGSEQQLIRRSALGMPHPEWQIFHELRAMNVPPDKVLELHTELESCELPGAYCARMIREQWPQARITSIAPYGTDHASRQQGMRQLLAHQGELHQVADGPARPAPVRAPLPPVQSASPLPPEGIAHELAAAFGPGVFRFEQAAVSREGVPPVVAHTLVAAGLPLDMGPFFWAQAQPGRPVPTLAELAQERGVQPASDAGSYLVVGSDFGKAICVQYGTANIVAVPVEAGPGGAPVPPQFVNAGLPEFARCLALLGRMWRLRYGLNQEQAGRWTVDFQAQLASLDPSALASPESWWSVVLEQLWDGLL